One Sphingomonas sabuli genomic region harbors:
- the folD gene encoding bifunctional methylenetetrahydrofolate dehydrogenase/methenyltetrahydrofolate cyclohydrolase FolD, with protein MTAARIDGKAVAAALRGDVADAAAVFTDRTGRAPGLATVLVGEDPASAVYVRSKGKATGEAGMASFSHTLPDTISEAELLALVDQLNADDRVDGILVQLPLPAHIDANRVIAAIDPAKDVDGFHPVNAGRLATGLDGLVPCTPLGCLHLLKQQLGSLAGKDAVVIGRSNIVGKPMAMLLIGESATVTVAHSRTRDLPDVVRRADIVVAAVGRPEMIRGSWIKPGATVIDVGINRVPAAEEGKTRLVGDVAYDEAAEVASAITPVPGGVGPMTIAMLLRNTVVAAHRRAGLPDPEGL; from the coding sequence ATGACCGCAGCGCGGATCGACGGTAAGGCGGTCGCGGCGGCGCTGCGCGGCGATGTCGCCGACGCGGCGGCCGTCTTCACCGACCGTACCGGCCGCGCGCCGGGCCTCGCCACCGTGCTGGTCGGCGAGGATCCGGCCAGCGCCGTCTACGTCCGCTCCAAGGGCAAGGCGACCGGCGAAGCGGGCATGGCAAGCTTCTCCCACACATTGCCCGACACTATTTCGGAGGCCGAGCTGCTGGCGCTGGTCGACCAGCTCAACGCCGACGACCGCGTCGACGGCATTCTCGTCCAGCTGCCGTTGCCCGCGCACATCGACGCCAACCGCGTCATTGCCGCGATCGACCCGGCCAAGGACGTCGACGGCTTCCACCCGGTCAATGCCGGGCGGCTGGCGACCGGGCTGGACGGGCTGGTGCCCTGCACGCCGCTTGGCTGCCTCCATTTGCTCAAGCAGCAACTGGGCAGCCTTGCCGGCAAGGACGCGGTGGTCATCGGCCGCTCCAACATCGTCGGCAAGCCGATGGCCATGCTGCTGATCGGCGAAAGCGCGACCGTCACCGTCGCCCATTCGCGCACCCGCGACCTGCCCGACGTCGTGCGCCGCGCGGACATCGTCGTCGCCGCGGTCGGGCGGCCGGAAATGATCCGCGGCAGCTGGATCAAGCCCGGTGCGACCGTCATCGACGTCGGCATCAACCGCGTGCCCGCCGCCGAAGAGGGCAAGACCCGGCTGGTCGGCGACGTCGCCTATGACGAAGCGGCCGAGGTTGCGTCCGCGATTACCCCGGTGCCGGGCGGCGTAGGCCCGATGACCATTGCCATGCTATTGCGCAACACGGTCGTCGCCGCGCACCGCCGCGCGGGACTGCCCGACCCGGAGGGATTATGA